One part of the Thiomicrospira cyclica ALM1 genome encodes these proteins:
- the soxZ gene encoding thiosulfate oxidation carrier complex protein SoxZ, whose product MSINIRTRGQVRGGVAEVKSLIRHPMESGARMDQSTGKPFPMKLITNVDVSVNGNRVVDAQWSANISTNPYMHVNVAANSGDEVTINLVDNTGETGSETFTLR is encoded by the coding sequence ATGTCTATTAATATCAGAACTCGTGGTCAAGTCCGTGGTGGCGTTGCTGAAGTTAAATCACTAATTCGTCATCCAATGGAGTCTGGCGCACGTATGGACCAGTCAACTGGCAAGCCATTCCCAATGAAACTTATTACCAACGTTGATGTTAGTGTTAACGGTAACCGTGTTGTTGACGCTCAGTGGTCAGCAAACATTTCTACCAACCCTTACATGCACGTAAACGTTGCAGCAAATTCTGGTGATGAAGTAACTATCAACCTAGTTGATAATACAGGTGAAACCGGGTCTGAAACCTTTACCCTACGTTAA
- the soxY gene encoding thiosulfate oxidation carrier protein SoxY, with amino-acid sequence MKRRSFLKATLATGAASVAVSAGLLTPATVLASWNKQAFEAKNVNDALTGVFGSSNAASSDDVKLTAPAIAENGAVTPITVDASGMSGVESIVIIASDNPNPLVCEYKFSGAAQGFVSTRIRMGSTQTVMGVVKAGGNLFKAEQEVRVTIGGCGG; translated from the coding sequence ATGAAACGTAGATCATTTTTGAAAGCTACTCTAGCTACTGGTGCCGCTTCTGTTGCAGTAAGCGCGGGTCTTTTAACGCCTGCTACTGTGTTAGCTAGCTGGAATAAGCAAGCTTTCGAAGCAAAAAATGTTAATGATGCATTGACCGGTGTTTTTGGTTCTTCAAACGCAGCATCATCTGATGATGTTAAATTAACGGCTCCAGCAATTGCTGAAAATGGTGCTGTAACACCAATCACAGTAGATGCTTCAGGTATGAGCGGTGTTGAATCTATCGTAATCATTGCATCTGATAACCCAAATCCACTAGTTTGTGAATACAAATTCTCTGGCGCGGCTCAAGGCTTTGTATCAACGCGTATCCGTATGGGTAGCACGCAAACTGTAATGGGTGTTGTTAAAGCTGGCGGCAACCTGTTCAAAGCTGAACAAGAAGTTCGCGTAACTATCGGTGGTTGTGGCGGTTAA
- the soxX gene encoding sulfur oxidation c-type cytochrome SoxX, which produces MGHSKLKRVLGTLAVSAMLASPMAVSANEVSEEEMKQRVAQGKELAWNRAQGNCLACHMMPEGTSPGNIGPALIAMQLRYPDRQKLFDKLWGVKETEVKYSMMPLFGRHGILSDEEINLIVDYLYTL; this is translated from the coding sequence ATGGGTCATTCTAAATTAAAGCGTGTTTTAGGTACGCTTGCTGTATCAGCAATGCTAGCATCGCCAATGGCTGTGTCGGCAAATGAGGTTTCTGAAGAAGAAATGAAACAACGTGTTGCTCAAGGTAAAGAACTTGCCTGGAATCGTGCACAAGGCAACTGTCTTGCTTGCCACATGATGCCAGAAGGGACTTCGCCAGGTAACATTGGGCCAGCACTCATTGCAATGCAACTTCGCTACCCTGATCGACAAAAACTTTTTGATAAGTTATGGGGCGTTAAAGAAACTGAAGTTAAGTACAGCATGATGCCATTATTCGGTCGTCATGGTATATTATCTGATGAGGAAATTAACCTTATCGTTGACTACCTATACACCCTATAA
- a CDS encoding M48 family metalloprotease gives MQKLFQLVILSLVFLSSYVHAHTATQNLPDLGSPGLVLYDRNMELTLGRAFLTALHTEYNMTNDPYVLAYIRRIGENIIAHVPDGRNYRFFVIDRPEINAFAGPDGIIGINTGLILAAASEDELASVIAHEIAHITQEHLSRRFEQFEQGNITTLASLLAAILIGTQNPSAGIATFIGGNSLAIQNQLRFSRIHEHEADSIGIQLLSKAGYSPSAMSRFFDQLHRQHNHTNRPPEILLTHPVTERRTALAMARAEQLPVQPEQRLNLKLIQARLNPGRIETKGLSAAKQNSLICYQAYLKALNTPDSIDQLSCLDTAIAEHPNNRLLKIAAADIKDRGQETPEHLKALAIIYPQDNALANTIAQHLIDNQKLDDAIVYLEGQRIQSNQSIELLATISELYMQNDKTAHALYFQAVREIEIGNIARAKHLVKQAKNHTKNETELTKKIKDLEQKIAKIS, from the coding sequence ATGCAAAAATTATTTCAACTCGTCATTCTGTCGCTTGTTTTCTTATCATCATACGTGCACGCACACACAGCGACTCAAAACTTGCCTGACTTAGGTTCACCAGGCCTAGTGCTCTATGATCGCAATATGGAACTCACCTTGGGGCGGGCATTTTTGACCGCGCTCCATACCGAATACAACATGACAAATGATCCCTATGTCCTCGCCTACATTCGTCGAATTGGAGAAAACATAATTGCTCATGTTCCCGACGGACGAAACTACCGCTTCTTTGTAATTGACCGCCCAGAAATTAATGCCTTTGCGGGACCTGATGGCATCATAGGCATTAATACCGGCTTAATTTTGGCAGCGGCGAGTGAAGATGAACTAGCATCTGTCATTGCCCATGAGATAGCGCATATTACTCAAGAACATCTATCTCGACGCTTTGAACAGTTTGAACAAGGCAATATAACAACTCTTGCTTCGCTTTTGGCTGCCATTCTTATTGGAACTCAAAACCCGTCTGCGGGTATTGCAACTTTTATTGGTGGCAACAGCCTCGCGATTCAAAACCAATTGCGTTTCTCAAGAATACACGAGCATGAAGCTGATAGCATTGGTATTCAACTACTGTCCAAGGCCGGCTATAGTCCCAGCGCCATGTCACGCTTTTTTGATCAACTCCATCGCCAGCATAACCACACCAACCGCCCGCCTGAGATTCTACTTACACACCCAGTTACTGAACGAAGGACGGCATTAGCAATGGCTCGAGCGGAGCAATTACCAGTGCAACCTGAACAACGACTAAACCTAAAACTGATACAAGCTCGACTCAACCCTGGCCGTATCGAAACAAAAGGACTGTCAGCAGCCAAGCAAAACTCACTCATCTGTTACCAAGCCTATTTAAAAGCACTAAATACCCCAGACAGTATTGATCAACTAAGTTGCCTCGATACAGCCATAGCAGAACACCCCAACAATCGCCTGCTAAAAATCGCAGCAGCCGACATAAAAGACCGAGGACAGGAAACTCCAGAACATTTAAAAGCGTTAGCAATCATTTACCCACAAGACAATGCACTTGCCAATACGATTGCACAGCATCTTATAGATAATCAAAAATTAGATGATGCAATAGTCTACTTAGAAGGACAACGTATTCAATCGAATCAAAGCATTGAACTACTTGCAACTATTAGCGAACTTTATATGCAAAATGATAAAACCGCACATGCACTTTATTTCCAAGCTGTCAGAGAAATAGAGATAGGGAATATAGCTCGCGCGAAGCACCTAGTTAAACAAGCAAAAAACCATACTAAGAACGAAACAGAATTAACAAAAAAAATCAAAGACTTAGAGCAAAAAATAGCAAAGATATCATGA
- a CDS encoding sulfurtransferase TusA family protein: MQKVNLIGLKCPMPLIRFKKTLAEFPCEASFEVFVDDPGALSDFPAFCRKFKYECHVLSEEPHITLQINRS, encoded by the coding sequence ATGCAAAAAGTGAATTTAATTGGATTAAAATGCCCGATGCCATTGATCAGGTTTAAAAAGACACTCGCTGAGTTCCCTTGCGAAGCGAGCTTTGAGGTCTTCGTCGATGATCCTGGCGCACTTAGCGACTTCCCAGCTTTTTGCCGTAAGTTCAAATATGAATGTCACGTTCTATCAGAAGAGCCACACATTACCCTGCAGATTAATCGTTCGTAA
- the galU gene encoding UTP--glucose-1-phosphate uridylyltransferase GalU, translating to MYKKLTKAIIPVAGLGTRFLPATKAIPKEMLTVVDKPLIQYIVHEAAEAGITDIILVTHSSKNAIENHFDTHYELEAKLLESAKHDRIEAISQISPKGINIISVRQPEALGLGHAILCASHIIAQDEPFAVLLPDVLMYHPKKGCLAQMAQSYERVHTSVIALEQVPDDQVHKYGIAGVQDPDLRINQLVEKPKLGEAPSNLSVVGRYIFTPRLMQLLKTTKPGVAGEIQLTDAMASLLNEEVMFGYEFSGGKSYDCGDKQGFLQANVEYALRDAVLGKSFQAYLEQLDVASFK from the coding sequence ATGTATAAGAAATTAACCAAAGCCATTATCCCTGTTGCGGGATTGGGGACGCGCTTTTTGCCGGCGACCAAAGCGATACCAAAAGAAATGTTGACTGTGGTCGATAAACCATTGATTCAGTATATTGTACATGAAGCCGCTGAGGCGGGTATCACTGACATCATTTTAGTGACTCACTCTAGCAAGAATGCGATAGAAAATCATTTTGACACTCATTATGAGCTTGAGGCCAAACTTCTTGAGTCCGCCAAGCATGATCGGATCGAGGCCATTAGTCAAATTTCACCCAAAGGTATCAATATTATTAGCGTAAGGCAGCCAGAAGCTCTAGGTCTTGGTCATGCTATTTTATGTGCGAGTCATATTATTGCTCAGGACGAGCCGTTTGCCGTTTTACTGCCAGATGTTTTGATGTATCACCCAAAAAAAGGGTGTTTGGCTCAAATGGCGCAGAGTTACGAGCGTGTTCATACCAGCGTGATTGCACTTGAGCAGGTTCCCGATGACCAGGTGCATAAATATGGTATTGCCGGCGTGCAAGACCCTGATTTACGGATAAATCAATTGGTTGAGAAGCCAAAGCTGGGTGAAGCACCTTCAAATTTATCGGTCGTTGGCCGGTATATTTTTACGCCACGCTTAATGCAGCTTTTAAAAACAACAAAGCCGGGTGTTGCTGGTGAAATTCAATTAACCGATGCTATGGCGAGCTTGCTCAATGAAGAGGTCATGTTTGGTTATGAGTTTAGTGGTGGAAAAAGCTACGATTGCGGCGACAAGCAAGGCTTTTTACAAGCAAATGTGGAATATGCGCTTCGAGATGCTGTGCTAGGTAAATCATTTCAAGCCTATTTAGAACAATTAGATGTGGCCAGCTTTAAATAG
- the pgi gene encoding glucose-6-phosphate isomerase has product MVVNQSSAWQALMALAESGVATKHLQDWFQAQPDRAERYSIELDELYLDYSKNRIDDQVLDGLLALAEQQGMAQWIERLVTGDIVNDTEARPALHSALRGLQGAPASGLAAKVQPEIESQFNKMAKIVNKIRAGHWRGYSGKPITDVVNIGVGGSDLGPLMVTHALQVQQSPVRLHFVSSIDGTQTSNLLNTLNQETTLFVLASKSFTTIDTLSNAETAKDWLEERIERSGTLMAQHFIGVSTRPDKMLEWGIPEENQLLFWEWVGGRYSMWSAIGFPIALKVGMKGFYQMLEGANLMDEHFATAPLAENIPVIMGLVDVWNINFLNINAKAILPYDARLKYLPSYFEQLVMESNGKSVNRNGDKVPYKTCPILWGEVGPNAQHAFYQLLHQGTQAVMSDFIVPVERDDFERYSGADKDASLLKQHHLALANCFAQSRVLMLGDAAIPDSLKASFNSPYKHYEGNQPSNTILLKTLSAKTLGMLVALYEHKTFVESVVWEINPFDQWGVELGKLIAKETYACLAEDAPLASFDASTQALMKRVK; this is encoded by the coding sequence ATGGTGGTAAATCAATCATCGGCATGGCAAGCATTAATGGCATTAGCGGAGTCTGGCGTTGCAACAAAACATTTGCAAGATTGGTTTCAAGCTCAGCCAGATCGTGCCGAGCGCTATTCTATTGAGCTCGATGAACTTTATTTAGATTATTCTAAAAATCGAATCGATGACCAGGTTTTGGATGGCCTGCTTGCTTTAGCGGAGCAGCAAGGTATGGCGCAATGGATTGAGCGTTTGGTTACCGGTGACATTGTTAATGATACCGAAGCTCGCCCAGCGCTACATTCAGCTTTACGCGGATTGCAAGGGGCGCCAGCTTCGGGTTTAGCGGCAAAGGTCCAGCCAGAGATAGAATCCCAATTTAATAAGATGGCTAAAATCGTTAATAAAATTCGTGCAGGGCATTGGCGGGGTTATAGCGGTAAGCCAATTACAGATGTGGTAAACATTGGTGTTGGTGGGTCTGATTTAGGGCCGCTAATGGTCACTCATGCCTTGCAGGTTCAGCAGTCCCCGGTCAGGTTACATTTTGTCTCTTCGATTGATGGTACTCAAACATCTAATTTGCTTAACACCTTGAATCAAGAAACTACACTGTTTGTTTTAGCGTCTAAATCTTTTACAACCATTGATACGCTATCAAATGCAGAAACGGCCAAAGATTGGCTAGAAGAACGTATTGAGCGTTCAGGAACACTGATGGCTCAACATTTTATTGGCGTGTCTACGCGTCCAGATAAAATGCTTGAGTGGGGTATTCCAGAGGAAAACCAGTTACTGTTTTGGGAGTGGGTCGGTGGTCGCTATTCCATGTGGTCAGCGATTGGGTTTCCGATCGCACTAAAGGTTGGCATGAAGGGTTTTTATCAAATGCTTGAAGGCGCTAATTTGATGGATGAGCACTTTGCGACAGCGCCTTTGGCTGAAAATATTCCGGTCATTATGGGGTTGGTTGATGTTTGGAATATTAATTTTTTAAATATTAATGCCAAGGCGATATTGCCTTATGATGCGCGACTTAAGTACTTACCATCCTACTTTGAGCAGTTGGTAATGGAGAGCAATGGCAAGTCGGTTAACCGTAATGGCGATAAGGTGCCTTATAAAACCTGTCCTATCTTGTGGGGTGAGGTCGGTCCAAATGCACAGCATGCTTTTTATCAGTTGCTTCATCAAGGTACCCAAGCAGTGATGAGTGATTTTATCGTGCCTGTAGAGCGTGATGATTTTGAACGTTACTCAGGCGCCGATAAAGATGCCTCATTACTTAAGCAGCATCATTTAGCCTTGGCAAATTGTTTTGCTCAGTCTCGTGTGCTGATGTTAGGCGACGCGGCGATTCCTGATAGTTTAAAAGCAAGTTTTAATAGCCCATATAAACACTATGAAGGTAACCAGCCTTCCAACACCATTCTATTAAAAACCCTTTCGGCAAAAACACTTGGGATGTTGGTGGCACTCTACGAGCACAAAACATTTGTTGAGTCCGTCGTTTGGGAAATTAATCCTTTTGATCAATGGGGGGTGGAATTAGGTAAACTAATTGCAAAAGAAACCTACGCTTGTTTAGCTGAGGACGCACCTTTAGCCTCGTTTGATGCCTCGACACAAGCCTTAATGAAGCGAGTAAAGTAA
- a CDS encoding UDP-glucose dehydrogenase family protein: MKVAVYGCELTGLVTAGALAQVGNQVMALPVGFVKVADLEAGVLPREEPGLANLLAQQQSDQRLHFESDWEKGLVHADVLIIATPSWRMDRAEAIIDLIGQKVKKDLVVVNQSTFPVGTADRFEAKLKLALAERGEVFGVSVVAMPDFLSEGSAIDNFMRPDRIILGSSSEASIRVMRDLVRPFNRVTDQIKVMSTRAAEYTKYAVNALLATRISLVNELANNAEHFNIDFEEVRQGLGSDHRIGFNYLYPGCGFGGPSFAADVRSLVANLQTMGYDADLLKTVLSNNETQKEVLFRKAWRFFDNDLRGIKIGVWGLSFKPNTATVENAPSVKAIEAFCAQGAQIKAYDPKAMMDFSDHWRGAEQVELVDNMYAALEGVDALIIMTEWKIFWSPDYAQMKQLMKRPIIFDGRNIYDPEMMVSHGFRYFGVGRGEEV; encoded by the coding sequence ATGAAAGTAGCAGTTTATGGATGCGAGCTGACTGGATTGGTTACAGCAGGCGCTTTGGCGCAAGTGGGTAACCAAGTTATGGCTCTACCTGTTGGGTTTGTTAAGGTTGCTGATTTGGAGGCGGGTGTACTACCGCGAGAAGAGCCGGGGTTGGCTAACTTATTGGCTCAGCAGCAGTCTGACCAGCGGTTGCATTTTGAGTCAGACTGGGAAAAGGGTTTGGTACATGCCGATGTTTTAATCATTGCAACACCTTCCTGGCGAATGGACCGAGCCGAAGCAATCATCGATCTTATCGGACAAAAAGTTAAAAAAGACCTTGTGGTGGTAAATCAAAGCACATTTCCGGTTGGTACGGCAGATCGTTTCGAGGCCAAGTTAAAATTGGCATTAGCCGAGCGAGGCGAGGTTTTTGGAGTGTCGGTGGTTGCAATGCCTGATTTTCTGAGCGAAGGCTCTGCAATTGATAATTTTATGCGTCCGGATCGCATCATTCTAGGTTCATCAAGTGAAGCTAGTATAAGGGTTATGCGTGACTTGGTAAGGCCTTTTAATCGTGTAACAGATCAGATTAAGGTCATGAGTACACGTGCCGCTGAATACACAAAGTACGCAGTCAATGCGTTATTGGCAACACGCATTAGTCTAGTTAATGAACTGGCTAACAATGCTGAGCATTTTAATATTGATTTTGAAGAAGTTCGTCAGGGTCTGGGTTCAGATCACCGTATAGGCTTTAATTATTTGTACCCAGGTTGTGGGTTTGGCGGGCCAAGTTTTGCAGCTGATGTGCGTTCGCTGGTCGCAAACCTTCAAACAATGGGCTATGATGCTGACCTATTAAAAACCGTTTTATCAAATAATGAAACCCAAAAAGAAGTGTTGTTCCGTAAAGCATGGCGTTTCTTTGATAATGATTTGCGCGGCATTAAAATTGGAGTGTGGGGTCTGTCTTTTAAACCCAATACCGCTACAGTTGAAAACGCCCCAAGTGTGAAAGCCATTGAAGCCTTTTGTGCACAAGGTGCTCAAATAAAAGCTTACGATCCCAAAGCTATGATGGATTTTTCAGATCATTGGCGAGGTGCAGAGCAAGTTGAATTAGTTGATAATATGTATGCGGCTCTTGAAGGCGTCGATGCTTTAATCATTATGACAGAATGGAAAATATTCTGGAGTCCCGACTACGCACAAATGAAGCAGTTAATGAAGCGACCGATTATTTTTGATGGTCGCAATATTTATGACCCTGAAATGATGGTTTCTCATGGGTTTCGCTATTTTGGCGTGGGTCGTGGTGAAGAAGTGTAA
- the pssA gene encoding CDP-diacylglycerol--serine O-phosphatidyltransferase: MQEPLEQAKTERGIYWLPNLITTLALFAGFYAIIAGMNGQFMHGAIALFVAMVFDGLDGRIARMTNSSSAFGAEYDSLADMVSFGVAPALLMYQWVLYDLGKLGWIVAFVFVAGAALRLARFNTQVGVADKRYFQGLASPAAAAVLAGLVWMIEANNLNFDGLVWVALLLTFAGGILMVSNVRYSSFKELNLKDKVPFVTLLVIVTVFVIITIKPSVFLFGLALLYAVSGPIMTLVTIRKTREGRKRQKTDTE; encoded by the coding sequence ATGCAAGAACCTTTAGAGCAAGCTAAAACAGAGCGCGGTATATATTGGTTACCTAACCTGATCACCACCTTGGCATTATTTGCAGGCTTTTATGCCATTATTGCGGGAATGAATGGTCAGTTTATGCATGGCGCTATAGCGTTATTTGTTGCTATGGTATTTGATGGCTTGGATGGTCGCATTGCTCGAATGACAAATTCATCGAGTGCGTTTGGTGCCGAGTATGACAGCCTCGCTGACATGGTTTCTTTTGGTGTTGCACCGGCATTGCTGATGTATCAATGGGTGTTATATGACTTGGGCAAACTAGGTTGGATTGTCGCTTTTGTTTTTGTAGCGGGTGCGGCATTGCGATTGGCGCGATTTAACACGCAGGTTGGGGTTGCCGATAAACGCTACTTTCAGGGTTTAGCTAGTCCTGCGGCGGCAGCCGTGTTAGCAGGCCTGGTGTGGATGATTGAAGCTAATAATCTTAATTTTGATGGGCTAGTGTGGGTTGCGTTATTATTGACTTTTGCTGGCGGTATTCTCATGGTGAGTAATGTGCGATACAGTAGCTTTAAAGAGTTAAATTTAAAAGATAAAGTACCGTTTGTTACCCTGCTTGTGATAGTAACGGTATTTGTCATTATTACGATTAAGCCCTCAGTGTTTTTATTTGGTTTAGCCTTGTTGTACGCTGTATCGGGACCAATAATGACACTTGTCACGATACGTAAGACACGAGAAGGACGAAAGCGTCAGAAAACTGATACAGAATAA
- a CDS encoding 2-isopropylmalate synthase, giving the protein MKDHLIIFDTTLRDGEQSPGASMTKEEKVRIAKQLEKMRVDVIEAGFPAASDGDFESVQAVAKVIKDSTVCGLARAVEHDIVKAGQAIAPANSGRIHTFIATSPIHMEMKLRMTPDQVVERAVWAVKRARDFTDNVEFSPEDAGRSELDFLCRVIEAAIDAGATTINIPDTVGYNVPDQFGYLFKQLLERIPNADKAIFSAHCHNDLGLAVANSIAAVTNGARQVECTINGLGERAGNTALEELVMAVRTRQDYFSVDTRIHTPEILTASRLVSNITGFSVQPNKAIVGANAFAHESGIHQDGVLKHRETYEIMRAEDVGWSTNKMVLGKHSGRNAFKTRLQELGVEFETEQQLNDTFVRFKELADRKHEIYDEDLQALVTEANIERVENESIRLVALKVAAEMGEQPSATITLSVDGQEFTASAMGGGVVDATFKAIEQILNSKTTLELYSVSNVTNGTDSLGETSVRLEKGGRIVNGQGSDTDIVTASAKAYINALNKFSDAAIKAHPQRQETV; this is encoded by the coding sequence ATGAAAGACCATTTAATTATTTTTGATACGACATTGCGTGATGGTGAACAAAGCCCTGGTGCTTCAATGACTAAAGAAGAGAAGGTTCGTATCGCTAAGCAATTAGAAAAAATGCGAGTAGATGTCATTGAGGCTGGTTTTCCTGCCGCGAGCGACGGTGATTTTGAATCCGTTCAGGCTGTTGCCAAGGTCATCAAAGATAGTACTGTGTGCGGTTTGGCGCGTGCTGTTGAACATGACATTGTCAAAGCGGGGCAAGCGATTGCACCCGCAAACTCAGGACGTATTCATACCTTCATCGCAACCTCACCGATTCATATGGAAATGAAATTACGTATGACACCTGATCAGGTTGTTGAGCGTGCGGTTTGGGCCGTTAAGCGAGCACGAGATTTTACCGACAATGTCGAGTTTTCTCCAGAAGACGCCGGTCGTTCAGAGCTCGATTTTTTATGTCGTGTCATTGAGGCTGCGATTGATGCTGGGGCAACCACGATAAATATTCCTGATACAGTTGGTTACAACGTACCCGACCAATTCGGTTATTTATTTAAGCAGTTATTAGAGCGCATTCCTAATGCCGATAAAGCCATATTTTCAGCGCATTGCCATAACGACTTGGGTTTAGCGGTGGCTAACTCGATTGCTGCTGTGACTAATGGCGCCCGCCAGGTTGAATGTACAATCAACGGCTTGGGTGAGCGAGCAGGTAATACAGCACTAGAAGAGTTGGTTATGGCGGTCAGAACCCGCCAAGATTATTTCTCGGTTGATACGCGTATTCATACTCCGGAAATCTTGACGGCATCGCGTTTGGTTTCAAATATCACTGGGTTTAGTGTCCAGCCAAATAAGGCGATTGTGGGTGCCAATGCCTTCGCCCATGAGTCAGGCATTCATCAAGATGGTGTGCTCAAGCATCGTGAAACTTATGAAATTATGCGAGCTGAAGATGTGGGCTGGAGTACCAATAAAATGGTGTTAGGCAAGCATTCTGGTCGTAATGCTTTTAAAACGCGCTTACAAGAACTGGGCGTTGAATTTGAAACAGAGCAGCAGTTAAACGATACGTTTGTTCGCTTCAAAGAATTGGCGGATCGTAAGCATGAAATTTATGATGAAGACTTACAAGCGCTTGTAACGGAAGCCAATATTGAACGGGTAGAAAATGAGTCTATTCGATTGGTTGCATTGAAAGTGGCCGCTGAAATGGGTGAGCAACCTAGTGCGACGATTACTCTATCCGTTGATGGACAGGAGTTTACTGCCAGTGCTATGGGAGGGGGCGTGGTTGATGCGACCTTTAAGGCGATTGAGCAAATCCTCAATTCAAAAACGACTCTGGAGCTTTATTCAGTAAGCAACGTGACGAATGGGACGGACTCTTTAGGTGAAACGTCGGTTCGGCTTGAAAAAGGTGGTCGCATCGTTAACGGGCAAGGTTCTGATACGGACATAGTAACGGCTTCAGCGAAAGCATATATCAATGCGCTGAATAAGTTTTCTGATGCCGCCATTAAAGCACACCCGCAACGTCAAGAAACGGTATAG
- the rimI gene encoding ribosomal protein S18-alanine N-acetyltransferase, which yields MVQPQVYVDLTSPLNLVEGLHITPMFKDDLDAVVELEQQNAVAPWRLRSFELALNAKHCNWVICSEAELIGFICASQVLDELHILNLSVAQTHRGQGLATAMIKHLCTIHQDVPIRMIFLEVRESNKPAQKLYRKLGFKLDGVRKGYYQCARGIREDALLMSREF from the coding sequence ATGGTACAACCCCAAGTGTATGTTGATCTTACGTCTCCCCTTAATTTGGTGGAAGGCTTGCACATCACTCCGATGTTCAAGGATGATCTAGACGCTGTGGTGGAGCTTGAGCAGCAAAATGCGGTTGCGCCCTGGCGATTGCGTTCTTTTGAATTGGCTTTGAATGCGAAACATTGTAATTGGGTTATTTGCAGCGAGGCGGAACTGATAGGTTTTATTTGCGCTAGTCAAGTGCTGGACGAATTGCACATCCTTAATTTAAGTGTTGCACAGACACATCGCGGTCAGGGGTTGGCAACTGCGATGATAAAGCACCTTTGCACGATACATCAGGACGTACCGATTCGGATGATTTTTTTAGAAGTCCGCGAATCAAATAAGCCCGCCCAAAAACTCTATCGAAAATTAGGGTTTAAGCTAGACGGGGTAAGGAAGGGATATTATCAGTGCGCAAGAGGCATCCGAGAAGATGCCCTACTGATGTCACGTGAGTTTTAA